A window of Chryseobacterium shandongense genomic DNA:
CTCTTACAGAGGGCTTTACTTTGTATTATGAATTTTTACAGCGGATTTATGCAAAAGTCTATTGACATATCAGGGATAAGGGGAACGGCATCGGGCCGGTTTTCCCTGTTACATTCAATCCGTCCGATAGGGCGGATTCTGTGTTCACCAGAACACGGCAAGTTGTGTTTTGAGGCACTCGAAACTCATTTCGTGCCTCAAAACAACTTGCCCTTTGCAGGGGGCAGAAAACACCTTCCGAAGTCAGGGTTTTGTGTAAAATTATAAATGGATTTGTGATGGATAAGAACAATAAAAGTAAACAGAATAAGGGTGGACGAACGCCGAAAGCCGACCCCAGCATCCACCGCCATGTTTTCCGTCTTACTGATGAAGAAAACGCCAAATTTTTATCGCTTTTTGAAGCATCGGGAATGACCAATAAAGCGAAGTTTATCATTTCCCTATTGTTTGGTAAGGAGATGAAGTCGGTTAAAATTGATAAAGGAACAATTGATTTTTATATGCGATTGACTGCTTTTTATAGCCAGTTCCGTTCCGTAGGCGTGAACTATAATCAGATTGTAAAGCTGTTGTACAAGAGTTTTTCCGAGAAAAAGGCAGCAGCATTCCTGTATAAACTGGAAAAGCAGACAGCAGAAATGGCAATGTTATGCCAAAAAATTATTCAGTTAACCGAGGAATTTCATACGAATTATTTGAAAAAATAGCAGCAGATGATAGCGAAGATTGGCAGGAGTGGAAATTTATATGGAGCATTGGCATACAATCAGCTCAAAGTGAAGAATGAAAACGGACAGATTTTATTGACCAATAAGATCATTGAATCCGCAAGCGGTCATTATTCTGCCAGCCAATTAGCCCAATCTTTTGCACCTTATCTCATAGCCAACCGCAATACTGATAAACATACCCTGCATATCTCACTTAATCCCGACCCGAATGACAACGTAAGTGATGATAAGTTTCGGGAAATGGCAGAAGATTATATGCGGGAAATGGGCTACGGCGAACAGCCTTTTGTCGTATTTAAGCATACCGATACCAGCCGCACCCATATACATATCGTATCGGTTTGCGTAGATGAAGAAGGGAAAAAGATTTCAGACAAGTTTGAGAAAATGCGATCTATGAACCTGTGCCGGGAGTTAGAAAGAAAATATGGTCTCATTCCCGCAACTGATAAAGAGCGCAATCAAATTGACAAGGTTTTCCGTCAGGTTGATTATCGGGCAGGCGATATAAAAAGCCAAATTGCTTCTGTGGTCCGGCACCTGCCGAAATACTACCAATATCAAACC
This region includes:
- the mobA gene encoding conjugal transfer protein MobA: MDKNNKSKQNKGGRTPKADPSIHRHVFRLTDEENAKFLSLFEASGMTNKAKFIISLLFGKEMKSVKIDKGTIDFYMRLTAFYSQFRSVGVNYNQIVKLLYKSFSEKKAAAFLYKLEKQTAEMAMLCQKIIQLTEEFHTNYLKK